Within the bacterium genome, the region GAATATCCTTTTCTTCTTCTCCAAATGTGACATCTTCAGTATAGCTCTGGACAACCAGCACACCTATGGTCTTTTCCAGTATTTTCAACGGGACACCCAGCCAACAAATCGGTAGCGTGCCGAAGATTTCTATCTTCCCTTTCTTCGCCAGATCTTCAATCGCTTTGCGTGGAGCTAACAGTGGTTTTCCAGTCCTTAGCACATACTCCGTCAGTCCTCTCCCGAGTTTTTTAGGCGCAGGCGTTTTATCATATTTATCCACGAAATAGGGAAAACCGACCTTCTCAGTAGATTCGTTATACACTGCAATGTAAAAATTCCCTGCTGGCATCAACTCACTAATTATGGCATGAATTGAATGAAAAAGTTCTTCAAGATTCTGCACAGAAGGTGTCGCTTCTGAGATTCTAAAGATTGCAGTTTGAACTTTTTCTGCACGTTTGCGTTCGGTGATGTCGGTGAATATGCCCAGTATACCGATAACGCTGCCATCCACGTCTCGCACCGGTACCTTTACAGTGAGAACCGTGTGTTCTTCGTCACCAATTCTGTAGTTCTCTTTTATCTGCTCAAGCTGGCCAGATGCCATAATCCTCTGGTCGTCGGAGCGATATTTGTCGGCGAGGTCTCGTGGAAAGAAGTCGTAATCGGTCTTGCCACGGATCTCCTCAGGGCTGATACCCAGGTCCATGGCGTAATAAGAGTTGCAAAACACGTAGACGGAAGCCGTGTCCTTAAGAAAGATTTTATTAGGGAAGCTTTCCATCAGCAAGGATTTCAACTCATTGCTCTCCTGCAGTTCCTCCTCTGCCTTCTTCCACTCTCTTTCTGCCTTTTCCAATTCAGTAATCCGTTTCTTCAATTCCCCCAACTCTTTTATGAGTTGCTTCTTTGTCTTATTAGTATCTTTCATCTTTTCTGCTAATTGTTAATTGAAGATTTCAGTGTTATCGCGACTGGGAAGTCGCTCCCACAATCTACAATCTTGATGTTCTTTGTGAACTTTGTGAACTTTGTGGTGAAAAATTCTGTACTTTATCCTTTAACCTTT harbors:
- a CDS encoding PAS domain-containing protein; amino-acid sequence: MKDTNKTKKQLIKELGELKKRITELEKAEREWKKAEEELQESNELKSLLMESFPNKIFLKDTASVYVFCNSYYAMDLGISPEEIRGKTDYDFFPRDLADKYRSDDQRIMASGQLEQIKENYRIGDEEHTVLTVKVPVRDVDGSVIGILGIFTDITERKRAEKVQTAIFRISEATPSVQNLEELFHSIHAIISELMPAGNFYIAVYNESTEKVGFPYFVDKYDKTPAPKKLGRGLTEYVLRTGKPLLAPRKAIEDLAKKGKIEIFGTLPICWLGVPLKILEKTIGVLVVQSYTEDVTFGEEEKDILSFVSEQVAMAIERKRAEEARRKSEEQHRKVIENIFKFVPDGLLVFTDKLNLFTKNKTFQDIVKKYSAKLNYTEQELTEIIIEQVKNRIINEGYAEIRISKKQG